tgattgatggaagccaaaatgcaaTTTGGCACTTGGggcttgaaggtgagattctgCAGATTATTTTACGAAGATTAGCTGTCAACCCACAGTGTTCTCACCAGGAGTTTGTCTTAGGAAGTCACAGGGCCCCTTTTCCTGAAGAATAGGGGCCCTGCAGGAGCTTAAGCGGGACAAAGTTACTTGCGCTCCATGACTAGTGTGGGAAAAACCCCTCGTGATTTCTCTGTCCATTTCATCGCTTGTTCAAATTGGAACTCTTACAATGGTGGGCCTTCAACAATATTGTAAATGCATGATTTGTTTGCCCAGAGACAgatcttacatgtacatacacgTTGTGATCTCTTTGTCGGCATCATAGGCAATAATCCATTTCCATTCACTCTGAAAAACACGGTCTTTCTTcaatgaaatggctttttgaCCTTGCTTGACGTTGATGTTGTCCTCTTCATTGTCGTCTTCACCAGCGAGCGTTTCGATGATCTTCTACACTTTCTTAAATCATTGGTAATTTGGTGTGAAGGAAAGGATCTAATTTTCTCCGTGCCGCGACGAATAACATGAGCCCGCACTGTAAAATTAAATATCTGTTACACGTAGTACCTATAGCTACCtgatccaatatggcggccaagaTTATGAAGCTGCGAAATGCTCGTTTGACTGACGATAATCATGAAATTGAAGGCTTTGAAAGCGCTTTGAATATTTTGATAAATTGTTTTCATGCGGTTGAAGAAGCAAGTCCTGAGCTGGAGTATTCGCTGGAATAAAAGACTGCTAACTTACTTCTAAAAGTCCAAGTGGGCGCATTTGCATGACTTTTAATGCgccatttctatttttcttgcGGGAATCGCGCAATGGCGCGGCCTGGTGAGAACACTGAACCCAGTtgcacctcaaatgccctaggatgcctccagttgacaagtaaaatcgtctgacgttagacagagtaaaatctgttaagtctcacttaCAGGGATCAAGTGGTTAAACTTCCTATGTACATGTAGACACATTTCAAGCCAGCACATAGATTTCTTCTTAAATTGGTATCATTAGGCAAAGTTTTCAATGTTAGCAAAGTTGGATTTTTTAGTTTCAGAGACAGTTTAATTTCATGTTTATTTGTGTTTACAGGGATGGAGACGAGAGTCGGAAGGGATGGCCAAAGACATACACAAAGTAAACAatcatttacaaaattcattcttttcacatgttttccttttcattcattgttttcatgctCATAATTATGTTACTGTATGTGCCACAGTATGTTTTCTGGGCATTGCAGTGTTTGTCAATGAGCATTGTTTGGGCAATATCCTAGTTAGTGCTTTTGAATCTgtagattattattttttcttgtcaTTATCCTATAGGCAATTGAATCACAGTGAAATCGAGAAGAGACGGCGTGATAAGATGAACACTTACATAAATGAATTGTCAACGATGATTCCCATGTGTAATGCCATGTCACGCAAGCTTGATAAACTCACTGTCCTTAGACTGGCTGTACAACACATGAAGACGTTGAAAGGTAGGTATGCTTCTTTTGAGTATTCCAGTTAGAGAAGTTTGAATGATAAAACAGGGTTTTTAAAAAGTGCTGCTGATAAACCACAATGATAGCTACATCTGtactttttactttttctcACTACAGtgcaattaaaattaatattacgaCATCATCATTTTGATGGTGATTACTGTGCAGACAGCAACATATTTCCAATAACGATGTACATTGTAGATTGTACATAATTAACAATATTACTTGATGAGcctgcgttggatatgagatggtaaaatTAGTAGCCGTGGGTTAGCCTGGGCTGGTTGTTCCTTCTCAAATTTACACAAGCACAGCCTTTACATTCCTAAAGAACAGTGACAACCCATTTGTGATGGAAATACATACTGTAGAACTAAGAAAGCGTAAAGAAGACACATGACACCTCTGACACCTTTAGCAGCGATGTAGGTCTTACAACCAAAACCCTAAGCTGCAATCAAGCGtgcttttcttgagacaggccgctaaaaagtacgcctgatacaatttcttaaggAGTCatctgccgcccacctgtcaagagtgatgttatcatgtgtcatgctataaatgtgagccaatcagattttaccagAAATTACCTGCACGCTGCGATTCAAGTAAAGACGTGACAAAAGCAAAATAGCACTGTGGCTTTGGTGtctgcaatcaaagctatttctgcaaatcctacTTGACAGTTGGTGCagtttctctgttcaaaccatcaaggaacaaagaatttcgaggcaaaatggcagaaaaagccagAATTCATCATGTCatcatcaggcgcaatcaacagtacaataaactttattttaaccttgaatatttgagatgccaataaaagatgctataaaaatagatatgaagaaaatggactttgagaaattctagtttttcaGCAGCAGCTACCCAGCTATCATTTTGTTAGAAGTGTGTTCAGATTGTTCAACGATTCCGTAAACAGTGTCGAATTTCTCTCTCAAGCTTGGCTGATTCCCCTAAAGttctattcggttctttttggattcgcaacttgttgcttccaaatatattccaaaggacttgccacaactacaaacgttttcgagttggtggaagaagaatGATCTGAAGTCaaagcaacagcagctgtaaacagatcCTAAACATCACTAGTGTTTAAATCCTTCTCAGCGGCCATAATTTCATTAGCTGTTAACcgatttacaagaagtatgatttgcaattctgtaaccaatcggagcgaggctccaagagctctgttgtttttcggccaatcagagtaaagtccagattcttaACTACGAGCAGACGACTcattaagaaattgtatcaggcgtacctttttgCACGATGTCTgaggaaaagtacgcctgatcgcaggttactaaAACCCTATTTAACTTTTCATGTATGTGCTTCAATGCAAACCATGCGGAAGATAAAGCGCGGGCAGCACGTGGGCACGCAAAGAGTTGTGGTAGAGCATTTCCAAATTAGGAAACTGCCCTGTTGTGTCATAATAGGCATCGCTGGCAAAGGATTGTGGTTGAAAACATTGAGAAATTGTCTGGCTTTCTGGATTATGAGCTGCTGCTTCGTTCCCTACACTTGTTGCGCAGCAATTAATTTCTGGTAAAAAAGATGGGGACCAAAAATTGTCTTCTTTGTTCCTTTGGGGAGCTTGGGTACATTGTAGTGATGGCCCAGTATTAGCCTAAGGGGTGCTTGCCTTGCTATTTTGAGATCCTGAGTCTTTAAGACCAATTCCGACCACTGGTGATCCTGGTAGACTGTGATTCATCTTCTTGGCTTCTCTTGTAAAGTAGCCAACTGGCTTGCCTTCATCCAGTTGGGATACTGTACTTAGAGTTGTAGTTCTGTTCTGGTGTGTCATTGTTATGTTTCATtgtccctgaaaagcccctgtggggagtgGTTGTTTGTACCTGTATGTATTGACAAGGATGTGGATGCCTCCAAACCATAGGATCAATGGCGCGACATCATCATGAGTGAATtgcatttttgttcatttctttgccaatCTCCTCCCTGCAATGACGTGAGTTGACCTAATTTGAGATCATTTGGGGGATGCCCACACCCAGCAttaaaatttcaatatttccCCTACTGTCCCATCAGTTCATACCAATCATAACTATAATAACATATGTGACATTCTTTTGGTCTTCATCATTATTTGTGACTTAGCTCCCTTTTCTACTTCTGCACTAGTGCCCTTTTTCACATTTCTAACAACCCGGCAAACTATATCATCATTAGATCTTTCAGGAGCATTGTTAATATTATCTTAATCACAATCTTAataatagtgatgatgatgacgatgacgggGGTGAAGTCGACTGCAATATCCCCCCTCCCATTTGGCTTTTCATTCCTCACATTTGGTAAATGAACTGTTTTGCATTCAACTGAAACaattttcacttgcatttttaGGTGCTCTTGATCCATTTACTGAGACAAACTATAAGCCAGCATTCTTGTCAGATGAAGATCTCAAGAACCTCCTTCTTGAAACAGCTGAGGGATTTTTGTTTGTGGTGGGCTGTGACCGTGGTTGTCTTCTTTATGCATCAGATTCTATTCAGAACTACCTTAACCAAACTCCTGTAAGTTGATTGGTCaatcatttgtttatttcagtCTCATTTTGAAAGCAATTCCACTCCAGAAAAaggaaacaacttgaaatgttaATTGTTTGGCTTTTTGTATGAAGGGGATATAGGGTTTCATGAAAGTCCTTTGCGCTagaaattacattttaaaaGGTGAAAATGAACTCACAAATATAAAATTTTGATGAATAATTTGATTTAAATCTCAAGAGCTTCACTTGTCAAGTGACCTTGTCTTAAAGACCATGATTGAGAAAAGTCTGCCAACCTTGCCATCTTTGAGGTCAGGATCCAATAAATTTTCTCTCTGATTTAAATAAATGTGCCTCAGCGCAACGGAACTCTAAAAGTTCAACGACACAACATAGGGTCTCTTTCTCATTGAACAATGTGTGGGTCTGTTAATATTCTACAGTGTATGAGGAACAATATTAATTGTTGATGCTATTTGAAAAGCAGCCCTTCTCATTCGAAGTCATTCTACTCATATCACCCAATTGAAAGCTGACTGTGGCCTTACAGATTGTGGTATTGAATTGTTATTTTAGGGTAAGAGTTGTACTTGTTAGCTTTTCTGATTGCGTGCAGTTTGCCCTCTTCCTTAACAGTCTGACCTTGTGGGACACAGTTTTCTTGATCTCATTCACCAAAAGGACATCAGCAAAGTCAAGGAACAGTTATCTTCATCAGACACCACCCCTCGAGAACGCCTGATAGATGCTAAGACCGGCCTTCCACTCAAAACCGAGAACCAACAGACTCCAACGAGACTCTGCTCAGGAGCCAGGAGGTCGTTCTTCTGTCGAATGAAGTGTGGATCAAAAGGGAAAAAGACGAAGGACAGTTCACAAGACTCAGATCTCTGTTTAATGAAGagaaaaagcaagaacaaaCAAGCACCAGAGAAAAAGCCCTATGTTGTGGGTAAGTAAAAGAGATCTCGTTTGTAGTTCAAACATTTTAATGCTACCAGCCCACAAGAAACAGGAACACAACAAGATGTGGGGTAATGGAGTTGGGAATGAAGTACTTTGACAACACACCAATGTCACTGATCACTAGTCTAGCTACAGTAGATGTGGGGGGTCTGAACCCCATCTCCTTTCCTGGGGTGTGGGTGATGGCCCCCAGGGGACCTCCCTCTAGGAGGTCCTTACCCCTCTTCCCTTGGTAGAGGTTCTTATTCCTTTCCGGAGATCCTTAGAGGGTTTAGAATCATAGTTACCATGGCAACCCATCCATTCTGTGTGTCTATTGGGCCACCGGTGACCTGTATGGGACTACTTCATCCCAACCCAAATTTTAATCCAATGAAAGGTTAAATAACAATAATCGTTGAAATCGCACGTGCATGGCGTGCAGAGCTTTtgactttttgtttgtttgtttttgcttgtcAGACCTATTGTCTAGTGGCGTTATATCGTGGGCGTCGTTATGTACCTCGCTTGAGCTCGCTACCTCGTTTACATCCTCTCAACCTTTGTCAACTTGCGCGCGTGTTTGTTCTTTATTTTAGATTATTCCATAACCTGTAGCAATGTTATTAACAGCACTCTTATTACTAAATGTATTTGTCTGCTTTTCTAGTTCACTGCACAGGGTATTTGAAGTCATGGCCGCCTTCTGGGACATCTGTTGATGAGGAGGATGAAGAGAACGAATCGAGAAACCTTAGCTGCCTTGTGGCTGTTGGAAGACTGGAAACGATTTATGACGAAATGACAGATTATACGCAGCCAGGCATtgccaaggagtttatttcgcGCCACACTATTGATGGCAAATTCACGTTCGTCGACCAACGGTGTgtataaaaagaagaaaatattcTTCAAACTCGACAGTGATGATTATGGTTACTTAAAACCAAATTGAAAACGTTATGAAAATTGACTTTGGACAAAACTATGTCCTGTTTTGACAATTCGCCTTTAATCCTACAgaaaaccaatcatattctatAGTGTTGTCAAACTTGGACATACAAGCTTTCACAATAAATGACATTATGTTGTCTTTATTGTTATCTTAGAACGACCGCCATCACTGGATTTCTACCTCAGGAGCTTATAGGTAGCTCTGGATACGAGTTTTTCCACCAAGAGGACCTCAACGCTCtcgcggtttcacatcgacggACTTTACAAGGGGAAACAGTGACAACAGATGCCTACAGATTTCGATGCAAAGGAGGACACTTCGTTCCTCTGAGAACAAAATCAACTGTTTTCAGAAATCCGTGGTCAAAGGAACTCGAATTTCTCGTTTGTGTCAACACGGTGATCACGTGAGTGTTGAATTCGCAATTCGAAACTTACGGTCCCATTTGAAGTTAAATAAATCACACGTTCGAAACATCGTAAGGGATTATTATTCACAATTGTCCGGTCGTCTCAGACGActaataggtggttttcacgtgacgtttCACGTGACGtaatcgccgccatgttgttggACGAAAACCAAacatctctcattagctccttttgttcgaccaccagcaattgtacattacaccaTTGTTATTGTCTCTAGAGATTGAATGCAAACCGCCTATACCTCGTACGGACAAAAGTCATCCTATTTTAAAGAAGTTATCATGTACAATGTACCTGCGTTCTGAACGCATCTCATCTAACAATGCTTGTCAATGTGTGCGCATTATTTCACTCGAAACGTATTTCCCTTTTATTTCCAGGGACTTGGAGTCTCTTGGTCTTCCCGCATCTGAAGCGCGCTTAATCACCGATGGTATGGGGTCTGTGTCAGCTGACAGCCTAATGACTGCTCATCCTTATCAATCAGGCATTCAGCAAGTTCTGGAGGTGCTAAAAAAGAAATCACTTATGGACGCAGGTAAATCAAAGAAACGAATGAATCCTTTCCCAATATGGAACAAATATTTAAGTTGTGAAATTGCATGCACTGGAAACTcgggaaaaaatccgagttccagatgggatttgaacccgcgaccctGCATCGCGCATTTATGGGTTATATtgtcagtcgttatttgacttGGTAACTGTGTGATGCAGTTCtagtcaatacccacatttcaccctcgctcaccatagagtctccagtgaCTCAATGTTTAGTGCATCCAACTACCTTGAGAATTTCACCATTTGGTAATTCAGTCCTGGCATTAAAGCgagtttcagttgagtgtcgtaaagccaaaaccaaagtaattactttggccaatcaaaaaggacggagaaaatccagtaaaccaatcaaaaatcgaaataattacacgtagccgacacaaagcgcgggaaaatgtgcacgcgcaagccacgattggttttggtttcttttctgattggttgacaaaatggcgcgagaactttgaaccaatcacatttaagtaatgcaaaaccaaagcaattcgctaattactttcgacgctcAATAGTAGGCTGTAGCGCTggacagaaatcaaatcaactggACTGATATCAAATTGTtgcttggtttttgaggagagggaaagaACCGCAGTACCCGAAGaatctctcggagcagagtagagaaccaaaaaactcaacccacatgtgatgccaagcctgggaatcgaacccaggccacattggtgggaggcgagtgctctcaccactgcgccatccctgctcatATGAACCAAGATCCTGCTGTAGAGCTGAGCATCCCAAGCACTAATGGAAAAGTCCGGGTCCATCTTGCGAGGAATACTCGGAAGAATTCCGAGTATGCCTGAGTCGAAATGTATTTCCTTAATCGCCCTGATAGTTTCCATGGCTACAAGGGACTGATTGTCATCAAAAAGTATTTTCCActttccatttttcaaactCACTTCTTCAATAATATTGAGATTTTCCTGGGAAAAGTACCGCTCGATATTCACTCAACAGTATCTTCCTCtttcgtatttttttttatctggaACTGACTCATGAATAAGGTATttgaaaactacatgtaagaGAATAATAAAAAGAGAACATGAATTGTGAGACAATGGTTTGAGGCAATAATATTTCAAAAGGTTAAAAAGCAAATCCAGAAGTAACGTTGTCTTAAAGAAATCGTGACCAAGTCAAGTATTGTATATACAAGCTCACACTGGCTTCCACTACATTctgactatttaacaattattccatgagcgcgcgttggatatgagacgatagatagccaacgaggcgcgtagcgctgagttggctataagtcatctcatatccaacaagcgcgagtggaataattcttttattaaaaacgcccccaaaatatagaaaactagactacaataataaaaaaaggcccaaaaaatcacgcatatgcttgccgtgtttgtagatcgttgtataataagcacttaatgactggccccaagggaaacagtgagttttgtttccccgagaccctcaatgttccccgaggcgaagccgagggaaacattgaggtcgaggggaaacaaaactcactgtttcccgaggggccagtcattaagtgttttgttataccttccaactcaaaatagaacaatacacagataaaaatgatttgcttgacgtcggctggcgtacagatttgccgccgtttcaaaggtgcacgacctgatcacgagtgagtcgaaagttcaagttgttgttgccctagggcgtcatgaagttttgttcgccctagggcgtcatgaagttttgaccaatgacacgtgacacgttctcctccaatcagaaaacgtatttgagttgggaggtataacaatggctcataacccatgatggcttagccaatcaaaactctcgaattgcattatccaatgatttagtttttaataataatcagTATCACAGGCAACTAATTAGTGGATGAAATCAGCTGACTGCTGTAATCAGTGGTAGATAGCGAAAATACATGGTAGCTGTCGACCAACACCTTGTAAGGATGGTAAGCCTAATAAAACACAACAAGCAGTGCACTGATGCTTTCCCAAGGACAACAAGTTAACCTTTCTGGCCCTTTTGCGACCTGGCGAGCTGTGGTAATTGATATTCAGTGAAAGTAcctaaaaatatgttttcttgtTTAGGATCAAAGGCGACTAGTAAAAATCCTCGTTTAAGTAGCGCTGA
The genomic region above belongs to Montipora capricornis isolate CH-2021 chromosome 8, ASM3666992v2, whole genome shotgun sequence and contains:
- the LOC138059744 gene encoding protein cycle-like isoform X1; this translates as MDCVLGKKRKRTDSANEDDSDAETVDGEGRDGDESRKGWPKTYTKQLNHSEIEKRRRDKMNTYINELSTMIPMCNAMSRKLDKLTVLRLAVQHMKTLKGALDPFTETNYKPAFLSDEDLKNLLLETAEGFLFVVGCDRGCLLYASDSIQNYLNQTPSDLVGHSFLDLIHQKDISKVKEQLSSSDTTPRERLIDAKTGLPLKTENQQTPTRLCSGARRSFFCRMKCGSKGKKTKDSSQDSDLCLMKRKSKNKQAPEKKPYVVVHCTGYLKSWPPSGTSVDEEDEENESRNLSCLVAVGRLETIYDEMTDYTQPGIAKEFISRHTIDGKFTFVDQRTTAITGFLPQELIGSSGYEFFHQEDLNALAVSHRRTLQGETVTTDAYRFRCKGGHFVPLRTKSTVFRNPWSKELEFLVCVNTVITDLESLGLPASEARLITDGMGSVSADSLMTAHPYQSGIQQVLEVLKKKSLMDAGSKATSKNPRLSSADSDGGISNAGASRIGSMVAEQVQNQESQDRQSGAKAIGGSSDEVTLNTAAGVSTINIDDISPNTPSSSRMPSGQNVRSSAWDYQRQVSQAHLLEQLIGMQNAIESMETPMEQSEETMSVFMNLLEADGGLGGNFEDLPFKSDS
- the LOC138059744 gene encoding protein cycle-like isoform X2, which codes for MNTYINELSTMIPMCNAMSRKLDKLTVLRLAVQHMKTLKGALDPFTETNYKPAFLSDEDLKNLLLETAEGFLFVVGCDRGCLLYASDSIQNYLNQTPSDLVGHSFLDLIHQKDISKVKEQLSSSDTTPRERLIDAKTGLPLKTENQQTPTRLCSGARRSFFCRMKCGSKGKKTKDSSQDSDLCLMKRKSKNKQAPEKKPYVVVHCTGYLKSWPPSGTSVDEEDEENESRNLSCLVAVGRLETIYDEMTDYTQPGIAKEFISRHTIDGKFTFVDQRTTAITGFLPQELIGSSGYEFFHQEDLNALAVSHRRTLQGETVTTDAYRFRCKGGHFVPLRTKSTVFRNPWSKELEFLVCVNTVITDLESLGLPASEARLITDGMGSVSADSLMTAHPYQSGIQQVLEVLKKKSLMDAGSKATSKNPRLSSADSDGGISNAGASRIGSMVAEQVQNQESQDRQSGAKAIGGSSDEVTLNTAAGVSTINIDDISPNTPSSSRMPSGQNVRSSAWDYQRQVSQAHLLEQLIGMQNAIESMETPMEQSEETMSVFMNLLEADGGLGGNFEDLPFKSDS